CGCCGATCTTCTTCATCATCTTGCCCATATCCGTTGAGCCTTTCATCATCTTGGCCATCTTTTTTCCCTGCTTGTACTGCTTCACCAGCTCGCGGATGTTCTGGGCAGAGACTCCTGAGCCCTTGGAAATGCGCTCAATCCTGCCGGCATCGATCTCTTCCGGGTTCTCCAGCTCATTCTGGTTCATGGAGTCCATTGCAGTCTTCCATAATCCAAGCTTCCCTTCCTGGACATCAAGCACCTCCTTTGGGAGCTGAAGCTGGGAAAAGCCAGGGATCATCTCCACAAGCTTTCTCAATGAGCCCATCTTCTTCATCGCCTGCATCTGCTCGTAGAGGTCGATCAACGTAAATTCGCCTTTCAGGAATCGCTGGCCAAGATCCTGCGCCTCTTCTTCAGACATGGCGACCTTTGCTTTCTCGAGCAGTTCTTCCAAATCCCCCATGCCCAGAAGCCTGCCAACAAAACCTTTTGGATTAAAGCTCTCCAGGTCATTGAGTTTCTCTCCGACTCCGATGAATTTAATCGGAGCTCCACTCACTGCGCATGCAGTCAATGCGCCCCCTCCCCTTGCAGTGCCGTCCATCTTTGTGACAATGATGCCAGTAAGGCCGCAGCTTGCATGGAATTGCGTAACCTGGGCATGGCTTGTCTGGCCGATATCTGCAGAGATTACCAGCAATCTCTCATCCGGCTGCACTGCCTCCTTTACCTTTTCAATCTCCTCAATCAAATCTGTGCTTAACTTGTCCCTTCCTGCGGTATCTATGATCACCACATCAAACTCCTTCAGCTCCTGCTCGATTCTCCTGTAGATCTTTAGAGGGTCCTTTTCTTTCTTGTCAATGTATGCAACGAGCTTTGCGTCAGAAGCGACCTGTTCGATCTGATCCATGGCAGCAGGCCTGTGCACATCCAAGCCTACAAGGCAGACCTTGTGGCCGCGGTTTGCAAAATAATGGCCGAGCTTTCCGGCAGTTGTAGTCTTTCCGCTTCCAAATAATCCTATAAGCATGATGACTGTGG
This is a stretch of genomic DNA from Candidatus Nanoarchaeia archaeon. It encodes these proteins:
- a CDS encoding signal recognition particle receptor subunit alpha is translated as MVLERLGESLKSTLQKIAKAVFVDDRLVNELVKDIQRSLLQADVNVQLVFNLTKRIKERVLEEEAPGISKKEFLITVVYEELVRFLGGEAKKIEIAKKPTVIMLIGLFGSGKTTTAGKLGHYFANRGHKVCLVGLDVHRPAAMDQIEQVASDAKLVAYIDKKEKDPLKIYRRIEQELKEFDVVIIDTAGRDKLSTDLIEEIEKVKEAVQPDERLLVISADIGQTSHAQVTQFHASCGLTGIIVTKMDGTARGGGALTACAVSGAPIKFIGVGEKLNDLESFNPKGFVGRLLGMGDLEELLEKAKVAMSEEEAQDLGQRFLKGEFTLIDLYEQMQAMKKMGSLRKLVEMIPGFSQLQLPKEVLDVQEGKLGLWKTAMDSMNQNELENPEEIDAGRIERISKGSGVSAQNIRELVKQYKQGKKMAKMMKGSTDMGKMMKKIGGMKNMRFG